A stretch of the Dichotomicrobium thermohalophilum genome encodes the following:
- the rpmF gene encoding 50S ribosomal protein L32: MAVPKRKVSRMKRGNRRAHDSLDKPTYVEDKDTGELRRPHHIDLKTGMYRGRQVLEPKEEY, translated from the coding sequence ATGGCAGTCCCAAAACGGAAAGTTTCGCGCATGAAGCGCGGCAACCGGCGCGCGCATGACTCGCTGGACAAGCCGACCTATGTCGAGGACAAGGACACGGGCGAGCTGCGTCGGCCGCATCACATCGACCTCAAGACCGGCATGTATCGCGGCCGCCAAGTGCTTGAGCCGAAGGAAGAATACTGA
- the bfr gene encoding bacterioferritin, with the protein MKGEEVVLEHLQKALTMEFTAAHQYMLHSHVLKDWGLDGLSEKMNEEMQEEQGHANMLIERMLFLEGDPDMTSMNKVNRAQTLRDMFEADLRDEHEARKFYTQAAQACQEAGDLVSRDLFTNLVHDEEGHIEWLETQLGLLDRLGEQGYTQLQIRKSGGDEDEE; encoded by the coding sequence ATGAAAGGCGAAGAGGTCGTTCTCGAGCATCTGCAGAAGGCCCTGACGATGGAGTTCACGGCGGCCCACCAGTACATGCTGCATTCGCATGTGCTGAAGGATTGGGGCTTGGACGGTCTGAGCGAAAAAATGAACGAGGAGATGCAGGAGGAGCAGGGTCACGCCAACATGTTGATCGAGCGGATGCTCTTTCTGGAGGGTGATCCCGACATGACCTCAATGAACAAGGTCAACCGGGCCCAGACCTTGCGCGACATGTTCGAGGCCGACCTGCGCGACGAGCACGAGGCGCGCAAGTTCTACACCCAGGCTGCGCAGGCGTGCCAGGAGGCGGGCGATCTGGTGAGCCGCGACCTGTTCACCAACCTCGTCCACGACGAAGAAGGCCATATCGAGTGGCTGGAAACCCAACTCGGCCTGCTCGACCGGCTCGGCGAACAGGGTTACACGCAGCTGCAGATCCGCAAGTCCGGGGGCGACGAGG
- a CDS encoding NUDIX hydrolase: MVRAPTVNKPADPAPDTRAPTEALEAPSVEIGLSAAIICVHKGEPQILVVRNDEEDGLDALPSGPFNPLTHRTLEIGLRSWVAEQTGLQLGYVEQLYTFGDRGRHARYGDTGPHVMSIGYLALTRAQTLTCGGGAVWRPWYDYFPWEDRRGETPAIMSALAPLLEDWAGRAPTPGEPARPLRRSDRLNICFGLGDGGWDEEKALERYELLYEAGLVTEALQDGREAALGWDNPVRPGRPMRYDHRRILATAMSRLRGKIKYRPVIFELLPERFTLSTFQCTVEAILGSRLHKQNFRRLVANAGLVEPAGGVEPATGGRPAQLYRFRREVLLERPAPGVRVNPARGGN, encoded by the coding sequence TTGGTCAGGGCTCCCACGGTTAACAAACCTGCCGACCCGGCGCCAGATACACGCGCGCCGACCGAGGCGCTTGAAGCGCCATCCGTCGAGATCGGGCTGAGCGCCGCGATAATTTGCGTCCACAAGGGGGAGCCGCAGATTCTCGTCGTCCGCAATGACGAGGAGGACGGGCTGGACGCGCTACCCTCCGGCCCCTTCAACCCGCTGACACATCGCACACTGGAAATCGGCCTGCGATCATGGGTGGCCGAGCAGACCGGCCTGCAGCTCGGCTATGTCGAACAGCTTTACACCTTCGGCGACCGCGGCCGCCATGCGCGGTATGGCGACACCGGCCCGCACGTCATGTCGATCGGCTACCTTGCTCTGACCCGTGCCCAGACCCTGACCTGCGGCGGCGGCGCGGTGTGGCGGCCGTGGTACGACTATTTCCCTTGGGAGGACCGGCGCGGGGAAACGCCGGCGATCATGAGCGCGCTTGCCCCGCTTCTGGAAGACTGGGCTGGCCGCGCACCCACGCCGGGCGAACCCGCGCGGCCGCTGCGCCGTAGCGACCGGCTGAACATCTGCTTCGGCCTGGGCGACGGCGGCTGGGACGAGGAGAAGGCGCTGGAGCGCTACGAGCTGCTGTACGAAGCGGGGCTGGTCACAGAGGCCCTGCAGGATGGGCGCGAGGCCGCACTGGGCTGGGACAACCCCGTGCGCCCCGGCCGCCCGATGCGCTACGACCATCGCCGTATCCTGGCGACCGCGATGAGCCGGCTGCGCGGCAAGATCAAATACCGTCCAGTCATCTTCGAGCTGTTGCCGGAGAGGTTCACCCTGTCGACCTTCCAGTGCACGGTCGAGGCCATCCTCGGCAGCCGCCTGCATAAGCAGAATTTCCGCCGTCTGGTCGCAAATGCCGGGCTGGTGGAGCCGGCGGGTGGTGTCGAGCCTGCGACCGGCGGCCGACCGGCGCAGCTTTACCGCTTTCGCCGCGAGGTGCTGCTGGAGCGCCCCGCGCCGGGAGTCCGCGTCAATCCGGCGCGCGGCGGGAACTGA
- a CDS encoding polyprenyl synthetase family protein: MFKERLEANARLVEDRLQDLLNGEGEGDFAPPQRLAEAMRYGSLGGGKRLRPHLLIESAAIFGAEREAALDAAAALECVHCYSLIHDDLPAMDDDDLRRGRPTVHKAFDDATAILAGDSLLTLAFEIMARESTHSDPAARSRLTLGLAQAAGWRGMAGGQMLDLMAPGQTLDADEIALLQAMKTGALLKFACEAGGIIGGASADDMAALSRYGATIGQAFQLADDLLDAEGDAATLGKAAGKDEAAGKATLITLLGLDAAKARLRELEQKAVRALEPFGPRGEMLATTADFIIRRTH, encoded by the coding sequence ATGTTTAAAGAGCGTCTGGAGGCGAATGCAAGACTTGTCGAAGACCGCCTCCAGGATTTGCTGAACGGCGAAGGAGAGGGCGACTTTGCGCCGCCCCAACGGCTTGCCGAGGCGATGCGGTATGGCTCGCTGGGCGGGGGCAAGCGGCTCCGCCCGCACCTGTTGATCGAGAGTGCGGCGATCTTCGGCGCCGAGCGGGAGGCGGCGCTCGACGCGGCGGCGGCGCTGGAATGCGTGCACTGCTACTCGCTCATTCACGACGACCTGCCGGCAATGGACGACGACGACCTGCGCCGCGGTCGCCCCACGGTGCACAAGGCCTTCGATGATGCCACTGCGATCCTGGCGGGCGACTCGCTGCTGACGTTGGCCTTCGAGATCATGGCGCGCGAGAGCACGCATTCCGATCCGGCGGCGCGGTCGCGGCTCACGCTCGGGCTGGCCCAGGCAGCCGGCTGGCGCGGCATGGCCGGCGGGCAAATGCTCGACCTGATGGCGCCGGGACAAACCCTGGACGCGGACGAGATCGCGCTTCTGCAGGCAATGAAAACCGGCGCGTTGCTGAAATTCGCCTGCGAGGCCGGCGGGATCATCGGCGGCGCGAGCGCGGACGACATGGCTGCGCTCAGCCGCTACGGCGCGACAATCGGGCAGGCGTTTCAACTTGCGGACGATCTGCTCGACGCCGAAGGCGACGCCGCAACGCTCGGCAAGGCGGCGGGCAAGGACGAAGCCGCCGGGAAGGCGACACTCATCACGCTTCTCGGGCTGGATGCGGCAAAGGCGCGGCTGCGCGAACTGGAGCAGAAGGCGGTGCGTGCGCTGGAGCCATTCGGCCCGCGCGGCGAGATGCTCGCCACCACGGCGGATTTCATCATCCGCCGCACGCACTGA